The nucleotide window CTTGTTCCTGACTTCTGTGGCATGTCTATGGCTGTCGCCAACCAGATCTTGGAGGGTATGCGAACGCAGAAGAAGACTCATAAGGATAAGGCGTCCTCGATGAGTGAGCGTACCCTTAGGCCGGGGAGCAAAACTTCCATCTCGTCCGGGTCGATCGCTCAGGCATCGACGTATAGCGGTTCGACTGCTTATACGTCAATCGCTTCGCCCGAGGCAACTGAGGCTGCCAAGCTTATGTACAGCCAGACAACGCCCAGGCCAGGCGGCCCCGACAGGACCTCTACCAGCTCAACAACCGCCtcggcggctgcggctgcggctaTGGCACCAAAGCATAGCTCTCAGCCTTCGCAAGCCGGTTCGATACCCGACTTTGGTGGTTCCCCTGGCTATGGACGACCGGATTCTCGGGACGACGAGTACTccgcccagcagcagcagggatATGGCTCGCCGCAGCAACGGAAGTATAACCCGGCGGACTATGCTAATATCGACGCCTACTCAAGCCCACAGGCTCGtccacaacagcaacagcagcagcaacaacagacaCCTCAGCAGGTCTCACCAATGTATCAGCAGAATCCTCAGACGCCTATTAGCAAGCCTCAGCCTGTGGCGCCATCCTATGATAACCAGGTGGTACCGTCCGCCTCCGGAGTGCCAGTTCCGACCAAGAAGCCGCTACCATCGGCCACTGATCCCGGCACGGGTATGAGAATCGGTCTTGACCATTTCAACTTCCTCGCTGTGCTTGGTAAGGGTAACTTCGGCAAGGTCATGCTTGCGGAGACCAAGAAGAGCCGGAAGTTGTATGCCATCAAGGtgttgaagaaggagtttATCATCGAGAATGACGAAGTGGAAAGCATCAGGTCGGAGAAGCGCGTCTTCCTGATTGCCAACCGCGAGCGTCACCCCTTCCTGACAAACCTCCATGCCTGCTTCCAGACTGAGACAAGAGTCTACTTCGTCATGGAGTATATCAGCGGTGGTGATTTGATGTTGCACATTCAGCGTGGAATGTTTGGCACCAAGCGTGCTCAGTAAGTTCTTCTTTGTGTTTTCTGAAGTTACTGCAGTGACTGACTCGTTCCAGATTCTACGCCGCTGAGGTCTGCTTGGCACTCAAGTACTTCCACGAGAACGGCGTCATCTATCGTGATCTGAAGCTTGACAACATTCTCTTGACTCTTGACGGACACATCAAGATTGCCGACTACGGTCTGTGCAAGGAGGACATGTGGTACGGTTCGACTACGAGCACCTTCTGCGGTACTCCCGAATTCATGGCGCCCGAGATTCTCCTGGACAAGAAGTACGGCAGGGCGGTGGACTGGTGGGCATTTGGCGTTCTGATCTACCAGATGCTACTCCAGCAGTCCCCATTCCGTGgtgaagacgaggacgaaATCTACGATGCCATTCTGGCCGACGAGCCGCTTTACCCTATTCACATGCCCAGAGACAGCGTGTCGATTCTGCAGAAGCTGCTCACGCGCGAGCCTGACCAGCGTCTGGGTAGCGGCCCGACCGACGCCCAGGAGATTATGTCGCAGCCCTTCTTCAGGAACATCAACTGGGACGACATCTATCACAAGCGGGTGCAGCCGCCCTTCCTGCCCCAGATCAAGAGCGCGACGGATACGAGCAACTTCGATAGCGAGTTTACGAGTGTCACTCCGGTGCTCACACCCGTTCAGTCAGGTAAGTCTTATCACATCAGAACCCAACTAGGCAACTTTCTCGTAACTAACCCCGTCCGTTTGTATAGTCCTCTCTCAAGCCATGCAAGAAGAGTTCAGAGGCTTCTCGTACACGGCCGACTTTGAGTAAACAACCTAGCGTTGTCTCGTCTGTTCAAGTCGATTGGCGGTGTGCTAGTATTTTGGGGGGATGATGAACACGTACCAAAGTTGGGTGCGTGGCGAGCAACGTAGTGTGGTGATGCTATAAAACGGAGAAGAATCGGTACCACAAGGCGGAACCAAGGTTGTGGTGTGGGTTGaaggttgagaagaagatctAATAGTTATTGAACAATACTTAACCtatagaaagagaaagaagaacaagcgAAATGATAAAGCCTTTCGATTCGGGGGGGTTGGAAGTTTAGACTCGAGGTTGCACGAAAGAGAAGGTTTAGTAGCTTTTCACTTTGGTTGAACACTGGTTCGGGCTTTTACTTAGAGATCTTGAAGTAAGCGTTGTTTGAGATACCATCATGGAAgagtttactattaaacaAGGGGTTGTTCGGTGTATATTGTACACTAGAagagtagtagtagaaggtCTACCTCTTCAATCTAAACCCTCCCCAATTTTGCTCGTTTCTGTCATCTTCTCAAACTTGCCGCCGATTAAATAAGTACGA belongs to Neurospora crassa OR74A linkage group IV, whole genome shotgun sequence and includes:
- the pkc gene encoding protein kinase C-like protein, with amino-acid sequence MNDEDKVHDISKKIEREKALINAAQAMRQQTNNEQVRSKLDTQMREGRRNLEFFEEKLRELQMRRLGHGVDNMSLGASPMSGSHRQSVDDFEGYGAPSPPPKEDVRGHSSHQSQGSGPLMPASAPYPGGPPDSNVPRARPNYTRLDLIKFDTPHLGPRIQLMLSQIQFKLNVEEQYLKGIEKMVQLYQMEGDKKSKLDAAAKRVESKQKIVLLKQALKRYEELHIDIDVDGPDDDSINLPALRKPLSGTLSIRILAVKDVDHAPLGRFARSPETFIAVKAEDIVVARTKPSRNDKWEAEFHTFPVDKTNEIEFTVYDKPAEHPVPIAMLWVRISDIVEELRRKKIEAEMTSAGWVSADRVGSRAPPPQFPMGAQSPQFAAPPTSPGSQEQNTMIPPQAPPPSQVVSQPVDGWFNLEPYGQIHLSFNFIKGARPQGMDRLGRKGAVRQRKEEVHEMYGHKFVQKQFYNIMRCALCGDFLKYSAGMQCEDCKYTCHTKCYTSVVTKCISKSNAETDPDEEKINHRIPHRFIPFSNLTANWCCHCGYMLPIGSKKNSRKCSECALTAHAQCVHLVPDFCGMSMAVANQILEGMRTQKKTHKDKASSMSERTLRPGSKTSISSGSIAQASTYSGSTAYTSIASPEATEAAKLMYSQTTPRPGGPDRTSTSSTTASAAAAAAMAPKHSSQPSQAGSIPDFGGSPGYGRPDSRDDEYSAQQQQGYGSPQQRKYNPADYANIDAYSSPQARPQQQQQQQQQTPQQVSPMYQQNPQTPISKPQPVAPSYDNQVVPSASGVPVPTKKPLPSATDPGTGMRIGLDHFNFLAVLGKGNFGKVMLAETKKSRKLYAIKVLKKEFIIENDEVESIRSEKRVFLIANRERHPFLTNLHACFQTETRVYFVMEYISGGDLMLHIQRGMFGTKRAQFYAAEVCLALKYFHENGVIYRDLKLDNILLTLDGHIKIADYGLCKEDMWYGSTTSTFCGTPEFMAPEILLDKKYGRAVDWWAFGVLIYQMLLQQSPFRGEDEDEIYDAILADEPLYPIHMPRDSVSILQKLLTREPDQRLGSGPTDAQEIMSQPFFRNINWDDIYHKRVQPPFLPQIKSATDTSNFDSEFTSVTPVLTPVQSVLSQAMQEEFRGFSYTADFE